One stretch of Nocardia mangyaensis DNA includes these proteins:
- a CDS encoding DUF2637 domain-containing protein produces MDHTDPFSRPVPVTVPKLLVGLGSALAVAAAIASFTFTSTLARAAGIPEHLTWLWPVVVGLTVALIACTFITLVGIRDEKVTSLVRFYELLLIAAVLASICGNVLAISRDPIQLGILEIATVVSVPPLCLMICVGNYLLLTAVVPVRIVAAIREDDWRLRVLGIPGAASPQKDPNPAHDDSSSWWDQHRSEARTPSTPPTPTAPRPRR; encoded by the coding sequence TCGCCCTGTTCCGGTCACGGTGCCGAAGCTACTTGTGGGCTTAGGGTCGGCGTTGGCTGTCGCGGCGGCGATCGCCTCCTTCACCTTCACCTCCACCCTCGCGCGGGCGGCCGGAATCCCTGAGCACCTGACCTGGTTGTGGCCGGTGGTGGTCGGTCTCACCGTGGCGCTGATCGCCTGCACCTTCATCACCTTGGTAGGTATCCGCGACGAGAAGGTCACGTCCCTGGTTCGGTTCTACGAGCTGTTGCTCATCGCGGCCGTGCTGGCCAGCATCTGTGGGAATGTGCTCGCCATCTCTCGCGATCCGATCCAGCTGGGCATCCTCGAGATCGCGACCGTGGTCTCGGTTCCCCCGCTGTGCCTGATGATCTGCGTGGGCAACTACCTACTGCTCACGGCGGTCGTTCCCGTCCGCATCGTGGCCGCGATCCGTGAGGACGACTGGCGGCTGCGGGTCCTCGGAATACCCGGCGCGGCGTCGCCACAGAAGGACCCGAACCCCGCCCACGACGACAGTTCCTCCTGGTGGGACCAGCACCGCAGCGAGGCAAGGACTCCGTCGACGCCACCTACGCCTACGGCACCGAGGCCTCGGCGATAG